GCATGCTGCTGCCGCCCGCCCTGAACGAGAATTTGGCCGCCCAGGCCGCTGGGCTCAGCCTCAAAGGCTGGGCTTCCGTCGTCTACCTGGGGGTGCTGGGCACGGGCCTGGGCTTCGTCTGGTTCTACGAAGGCATCCAGAGCATCGGGGCCTCCCGGGCGGCGGTGTTCATCAACTTCGTGCCCGTCTCCGCAGCGGCCTTGGGGGCCTGGATGCTGGGCGAACCCGTGGACGCCACCCTGATCGTGGGTGGCGCCCTGGTGCTGGGCGGCGTGGCGCTGACCAACCGCAAGGCCGCCCCGATCTCCGCACGCGTCAGTTCGTAGGGCTTCCCAAATCCCGCCCAGGTGTTTACCTTGCAAGGATGACGTTGCGAGGTGAGAGCATGACCAGACCGACCCGCCTTGTTTCCCGGCTCCTGACCGGTTCCGGCTGTCTGCTGGCCCTCTGCATCATGCTGGGTGCCGCCCATGCCGGGCCGTATGAGGTCCGCAAGGGCGACACCCTCAAGTCCTTCGCGGCCGCCAACAACATCTCCGTCAAGGATCTGACTCAAGCCAACAAGCTGCCCTCCGGAGCCAGGCTCAAGCCCGGCCAGATCATCCAGGTTCCGGACGCCCCGGCTCTGCCACGGCCCGACATCACCATCCCCGGCGAGAACCTCAACTCCCTCACCGGCCAGAACGCACAGGGCGGCCAGGGCTACTCGAAGATCGAGCCTCCGAAACCCGCCGCGTCCGGCAAGCCCTCGAAGCGCGGCGTGACCGTGGCTCCCGAGTTTCGCCCAGCCGTCGACGCAGTGACGCCCAAGACCGACGTGCAGAAAGAGCCTAAGACATATGACCGCAGCGCCCCCGGCGTCTCCGCAGTGATCCACCAGGATGACAAGACCGAAATACGCGGCGTGGTCAACCTGCCCGGCGGGCAGAAGCAGCCGGGCCAGCCGGACCGCGAGGCCTCCTCGCCTTCGGCGGGGGTGCTGCTGCGCCGCAGCTTCTGATTTCCGCTTTCCATCCCCGGGCGAAGCGTATAGTCATTTTGCCCACCATGTTCACAGGTTACGCCCTGGTGGCCGCCGCCGCCCTGATGTGGGGACTCATCGGCCCGCTCTCCAAGTTCGCCTTCCAGGCCGGGATGGCCCCCCTGGAGGTGGCTTTCTGGCGCGCCATGCTGGCCTGGGTGCTCTACGCGGGCCAGGCGGTTGCCACGGGCCGCTTGAAGGTGGAGCCGCGCGACGTGCCCTGGATTCTGGGCTTCGGCGTGGTCTGCATCGCCGGGCTGTTCGTGAGCTACGTGCTGGCCGTGCGCGAAGGCGGCGCGGCCCTGGCCTCGGTGCTGCTCTACACAGCGCCCGCCTGGGTGGCCCTGCTGGCCTGGCGCATCCTCAAGGAGCCCATGACCCGCATCAAGGCCATCGCCGTGGCGGCCACGGTTCTGGGCGTGGCCGGGGTCAGCCTTGGCGACGGGCTGGGCTCATCCGTCAATGTGGCGGCCATCGGCCTGGGCCTCACGGCGGGCCTCACCTATGCGCTCTACTACATCTTCGGCAAGGCCTTCCTCACGCGCTACGCCACGCCCACCATCTTCCTCTACGCGCTGCCCACCGGGGCCGCCTGCATGGTTCCGTTCATCGATTTCGGCCCACGCCCGGCCACGGCCTGGATCTCCTGCGCGGTCATGGCCGTGTGCAGTACCTACGGGGCCTACTCGCTCTATTACGCGGGCCTGCGCCGCATCGAGGCCAGCCGCGCCGCCGTGGTGGCCTCCCTGGAGCCGGTGGTGGCCGCGGTGCTGGCCTTCATCCTCTTCGACGAACGCTTCTGCGCCCTGGGCTACGCCGGCTCCGCCCTGATCCTGGGCGCGGTGCTGCTGACCATCCTCGCGGGGAAACGCTGATGTACACT
This genomic stretch from Fundidesulfovibrio soli harbors:
- a CDS encoding LysM peptidoglycan-binding domain-containing protein; protein product: MTRPTRLVSRLLTGSGCLLALCIMLGAAHAGPYEVRKGDTLKSFAAANNISVKDLTQANKLPSGARLKPGQIIQVPDAPALPRPDITIPGENLNSLTGQNAQGGQGYSKIEPPKPAASGKPSKRGVTVAPEFRPAVDAVTPKTDVQKEPKTYDRSAPGVSAVIHQDDKTEIRGVVNLPGGQKQPGQPDREASSPSAGVLLRRSF
- a CDS encoding DMT family transporter, which produces MFTGYALVAAAALMWGLIGPLSKFAFQAGMAPLEVAFWRAMLAWVLYAGQAVATGRLKVEPRDVPWILGFGVVCIAGLFVSYVLAVREGGAALASVLLYTAPAWVALLAWRILKEPMTRIKAIAVAATVLGVAGVSLGDGLGSSVNVAAIGLGLTAGLTYALYYIFGKAFLTRYATPTIFLYALPTGAACMVPFIDFGPRPATAWISCAVMAVCSTYGAYSLYYAGLRRIEASRAAVVASLEPVVAAVLAFILFDERFCALGYAGSALILGAVLLTILAGKR